In the genome of Raphanus sativus cultivar WK10039 chromosome 4, ASM80110v3, whole genome shotgun sequence, one region contains:
- the LOC108848456 gene encoding light-harvesting complex-like protein 3 isotype 2, chloroplastic, whose product MSISMALFSPPISSPLLNPNPIPKISLSLLSTKRLSLVSLTRASSDNGTSTPASSTVSATTVEAPKPVEEVSVKSPSENGAVGGEETDLTTTTTTEIKFQDAKWVNGTWDLKQFEKEGKTDWDSVIVAEAKRRKWLEDNPETTTNDEPVLFDTSIIPWWAWMKRYHLPEAELLNGRAAMVGFFMAYFVDSLTGVGLVDQMGNFFCKTLLFVAVAGVLFIRKNEDLDKLKGLIEETTLYDKQWQAAWKEPESSSSTVSSKK is encoded by the exons ATGTCCATATCCATGGCGTTATTCTCTCCGCCGATCTCTTCTCCACTTCTAAACCCTAACCCCATCCCCAAGATCTcgctctctctcctctccacCAAGCGCCTCTCTCTCGTCTCCCTCACTCGAGCCTCCTCCGACAACGGTACGTCAACACCCGCTTCCTCCACAGTCTCTGCAACCACCGTGGAGGCTCCAAAGCCTGTAGAGGAAGTCTCAGTAAAATCTCCGTCTGAAAACGGCGCCGTTGGAGGCGAAGAGACTGACTTGACGACCACCACGACGACTGAGATCAAGTTCCAAGATGCGAAGTGGGTTAATGGAACGTGGGATCTGAAACAGTTCGAGAAAGAAGGCAAAACAGATTGGGACTCTGTTATCGTTGCTG AGGCAAAGAGGAGAAAGTGGCTTGAAGATAACCCGGAAACAACTACTAACGACGAGCCTGTCCTTTTCGATACCTCCATCATTCCATGGTGGGCATGGATGAAGAGATACCATCTACCCGAAGCTGAACTCCTCAACG GTCGTGCGGCGATGGTAGGGTTCTTCATGGCTTACTTTGTTGATAGCCTTACCGGAGTAGGACTTGTTGATCAGATGGGAAACTTCTTCTGCAAAACACTCTTGTTTGTGGCTGTTGCCGGAGTTCTTTTCATCCGCAAGAACGAAGATTTAGACAAACTTAAGGGTCTGATTGAAGAGACAACGTTATATGACAAGCAATGGCAAGCGGCATGGAAAGAGCcggaatcatcatcatcaacggTTTCTTCAAAGAAGTGA
- the LOC108853061 gene encoding casein kinase II subunit beta-1-like isoform X2: MYQERGTRPEVVDRKRINQALERPSPSTSRQANGNGKGTVTGKQPHDTRDSRSASLSKSNVSDNESDTDSEEESDVSGSDTSWISWFCSLRGNEFFCEVGEDYIQDDFNLCGLSSLIPYYEYALDLILDVESSHEEQNELIESAAEMLYGLIHARYILTTKGLAAMLDKYKNYDFGRCPRVYCCGQTCLPVGQSDLPRSSTVKIYCPKCGDIYYPRSKYQGNIDGAYFGTTFPHLFLMTYGHLKPQKATQNYVPRVFGFKLHKP, encoded by the exons ATGTATCAAGAGAGAGGAACGAGACCAGAGGTTGTGGATCGTAAACGAATCAACCAAGCTCTTGAACGCCCTTCTCCGTCAACCTCCCGTCAAGCTAACGGCAACGGAAAAGGAACCGTCACGGGAAAGCAGCCGCATGACACTAGAGATTCACGTTCTGCTTCTCTCTCTAAGAGTAACGTTTCAGACA ATGAATCAGACACAGACAGTGAAGAAGAATCTGATGTCAGTGGTTCAGACACCTCATGGATATCTTGGTTCTGTAGTTTAAGGGGAAACGAGTTCTTCTGTGAAGTTGGTGAAGATTACATCCAAGATGACTTCAACCTATGTGGACTCAGCAGTCTAATTCCCTACTATGAGTATGCCCTTGATCTGATTTTGGATGTAGAGTCTTCTCATG AGGAACAGAATGAATTGATCGAGTCAGCAGCTGAGATGCTTTATGGACTTATTCATGCGCGTTACATATTAACAACTAAAGGGTTGGCTGCAATG TTGGATAAATACAAAAACTACGACTTTGGAAGATGTCCTAGAGTTTATTGTTGTGGCCAAACTTGTCTTCCGGTTGGTCAGTCGGATTTGCCTCGATCAAGCACTGTGAAAATATATTGCCCTAAATGTGGAGACATTTATTACCCAAGATCAAAATACCAAGGca ACATTGATGGTGCTTACTTCGGGACAACGTTTCCACATCTGTTCTTGATGACTTACGGACATCTCAAGCCACAAAAGGCAACACAAAACTATGTTCCAAGAGTATTTGGGTTCAAATTACACAAGCCGTGA
- the LOC108853061 gene encoding casein kinase II subunit beta-1-like isoform X1 — MYQERGTRPEVVDRKRINQALERPSPSTSRQANGNGKGTVTGKQPHDTRDSRSASLSKSNVSDNESDTDSEEESDVSGSDTSWISWFCSLRGNEFFCEVGEDYIQDDFNLCGLSSLIPYYEYALDLILDVESSHGEMFTEEQNELIESAAEMLYGLIHARYILTTKGLAAMLDKYKNYDFGRCPRVYCCGQTCLPVGQSDLPRSSTVKIYCPKCGDIYYPRSKYQGNIDGAYFGTTFPHLFLMTYGHLKPQKATQNYVPRVFGFKLHKP; from the exons ATGTATCAAGAGAGAGGAACGAGACCAGAGGTTGTGGATCGTAAACGAATCAACCAAGCTCTTGAACGCCCTTCTCCGTCAACCTCCCGTCAAGCTAACGGCAACGGAAAAGGAACCGTCACGGGAAAGCAGCCGCATGACACTAGAGATTCACGTTCTGCTTCTCTCTCTAAGAGTAACGTTTCAGACA ATGAATCAGACACAGACAGTGAAGAAGAATCTGATGTCAGTGGTTCAGACACCTCATGGATATCTTGGTTCTGTAGTTTAAGGGGAAACGAGTTCTTCTGTGAAGTTGGTGAAGATTACATCCAAGATGACTTCAACCTATGTGGACTCAGCAGTCTAATTCCCTACTATGAGTATGCCCTTGATCTGATTTTGGATGTAGAGTCTTCTCATG GGGAGATGTTTACAGAGGAACAGAATGAATTGATCGAGTCAGCAGCTGAGATGCTTTATGGACTTATTCATGCGCGTTACATATTAACAACTAAAGGGTTGGCTGCAATG TTGGATAAATACAAAAACTACGACTTTGGAAGATGTCCTAGAGTTTATTGTTGTGGCCAAACTTGTCTTCCGGTTGGTCAGTCGGATTTGCCTCGATCAAGCACTGTGAAAATATATTGCCCTAAATGTGGAGACATTTATTACCCAAGATCAAAATACCAAGGca ACATTGATGGTGCTTACTTCGGGACAACGTTTCCACATCTGTTCTTGATGACTTACGGACATCTCAAGCCACAAAAGGCAACACAAAACTATGTTCCAAGAGTATTTGGGTTCAAATTACACAAGCCGTGA
- the LOC108853061 gene encoding casein kinase II subunit beta-1-like isoform X3, protein MYQERGTRPEVVDRKRINQALERPSPSTSRQANGNGKGTVTGKQPHDTRDSRSASLSKNESDTDSEEESDVSGSDTSWISWFCSLRGNEFFCEVGEDYIQDDFNLCGLSSLIPYYEYALDLILDVESSHGEMFTEEQNELIESAAEMLYGLIHARYILTTKGLAAMLDKYKNYDFGRCPRVYCCGQTCLPVGQSDLPRSSTVKIYCPKCGDIYYPRSKYQGNIDGAYFGTTFPHLFLMTYGHLKPQKATQNYVPRVFGFKLHKP, encoded by the exons ATGTATCAAGAGAGAGGAACGAGACCAGAGGTTGTGGATCGTAAACGAATCAACCAAGCTCTTGAACGCCCTTCTCCGTCAACCTCCCGTCAAGCTAACGGCAACGGAAAAGGAACCGTCACGGGAAAGCAGCCGCATGACACTAGAGATTCACGTTCTGCTTCTCTCTCTAAGA ATGAATCAGACACAGACAGTGAAGAAGAATCTGATGTCAGTGGTTCAGACACCTCATGGATATCTTGGTTCTGTAGTTTAAGGGGAAACGAGTTCTTCTGTGAAGTTGGTGAAGATTACATCCAAGATGACTTCAACCTATGTGGACTCAGCAGTCTAATTCCCTACTATGAGTATGCCCTTGATCTGATTTTGGATGTAGAGTCTTCTCATG GGGAGATGTTTACAGAGGAACAGAATGAATTGATCGAGTCAGCAGCTGAGATGCTTTATGGACTTATTCATGCGCGTTACATATTAACAACTAAAGGGTTGGCTGCAATG TTGGATAAATACAAAAACTACGACTTTGGAAGATGTCCTAGAGTTTATTGTTGTGGCCAAACTTGTCTTCCGGTTGGTCAGTCGGATTTGCCTCGATCAAGCACTGTGAAAATATATTGCCCTAAATGTGGAGACATTTATTACCCAAGATCAAAATACCAAGGca ACATTGATGGTGCTTACTTCGGGACAACGTTTCCACATCTGTTCTTGATGACTTACGGACATCTCAAGCCACAAAAGGCAACACAAAACTATGTTCCAAGAGTATTTGGGTTCAAATTACACAAGCCGTGA
- the LOC130511922 gene encoding probable serine/threonine-protein kinase PBL19, with translation MNCLFLFKSKKPKTRNQNKDKRKGKEIAQNSAPELRNQSETLSFNLQTPRSLPSPRSIRDLYTERENNLRVFTYEELSEATCGFSRKLKIGEGGFGSVYKGKIPTSGDSDSPLVVAIKKLNQQGLQGHKQWLAEVQFLGVVNHQNVVKLLGYCSDDGERGIERLLVYEFMSNRSLEDHLFTRGSYTLPWKQRLEIILGAAEGLAYLHEIQVIYRDFKSSNVLLNDEFCPKLSDFGLAREGPQGDNTHVTTARVGTHGYAAPEYVQTGHLRMKSDVYSFGVVLYEIITGRRTIERSKPAAEQRLLEWIKEYPADSQRFNMIVDSRLRNNYPAAGVRSLAKLADLCLKKNDKERPSMEIVVERLKKIIEESNSEYYSMSGTKESSQVRSKSRVGGPVKGSSRGGVSVRG, from the exons ATGAACTGTCTGTTCTTGTTCAAATCAAAGAAACCTAAAACCAGAAAtcaaaacaaagacaaaagaaaaggaaaagagatAGCACAAAACTCAGCTCCAGAATTGAGGAACCAGAGCGAAACGCTGTCGTTTAATCTCCAGACGCCGAGATCGTTGCCTTCTCCGCGAAGTATCAGAGACTTGTATACAGAGAGGGAAAATAATCTTAGGGTTTTCACTTACGAAGAACTCAGTGAAGCCACTTGTGGGTTTAGCAGAAAGCTTAAGATCGGCGAAGGTGGTTTCGGTAGTGTTTATAAAGGAAAGATTCCGACAAGTGGAGATTCTGATTCTCCACTTGTCGTAGCCATCAAGAAACTCAATCAACAAGGCTTACAg GGTCACAAGCAATGGTTAGCAGAGGTTCAGTTTCTTGGGGTAGTGAATCATCAGAATGTTGTGAAGCTCTTAGGTTATTGCTCAGATGATGGCGAGAGGGGGATCGAGAGGCTTCTGGTTTATGAGTTTATGTCGAATCGAAGCTTAGAGGATCATCTCTTCACCCGTGGATCATACACATTACCATGGAAACAAAGGCTTGAGATCATTCTTGGTGCAGCTGAAGGATTGGCTTATTTACATGAAATTCAG GTGATATACCGAGACTTCAAATCCTCTAATGTGCTCTTAAACGATGAGTTTTGTCCCAAATTATCGGACTTTGGGCTTGCAAGAGAAGGACCTCAGGGCGACAATACTCACGTCACAACTGCA AGAGTTGGAACACATGGTTATGCGGCTCCTGAGTACGTGCAAACAGGCCATCTTCGAATGAAAAGCGATGTCTATAGCTTCGGTGTTGTGCTCTACGAGATCATAACCGGACGTCGAACCATTGAGAGGAGCAAGCCAGCTGCTGAACAAAGACTATTGGAGTGGATCAAAGAGTATCCTGCTGATAGTCAACGATTCAACATGATCGTTGACTCTCGGCTACGCAACAATTATCCAGCTGCTGGAGTCAGGAGTTTAGCTAAACTGGCAGATCTTTGTCTGAAAAAGAACGATAAAGAGCGGCCGTCAATGGAGATAGTAGTGGAAAGATTGAAGAAGATTATCGAAGAATCAAATAGTGAATATTATTCAATGTCAGGGACTAAGGAAAGTAGTCAAGTACGAAGCAAGAGTCGAGTAGGAGGACCTGTGAAGGGGAGTTCGAGAGGAGGAGTTAGTGTCAGAGGATGA
- the LOC108836420 gene encoding FCS-Like Zinc finger 1-like yields MEVSATKSYFIEEEDDLGSSLSEMEAGFSGNSGNPQHGVVSRPFSYTRMNSINNRDKNCYYNNYPCYYRQYSVSSPRSVVSGRFHDLRFDNQQPHFLDSCFLCKKPLGDNRDIYMYRGDTPFCSEECRQEQIERDEAKEKKKNLSHSVKSAMRRKEQRSSSSSPTRSRDYAFHNGTVAAA; encoded by the exons atgGAGGTTTCAGCGACAAAGTCTTATTttattgaagaagaagatgatctgGGTTCTTCTTTATCGGAGATGGAAGCTGGATTTTCTGGTAACAGTGGAAACCCACAACACGGCGTCGTTTCGAGACCTTTCTCTTATACGAGGATGAACAGTATCAACAACAGGGACAAGAACTGTTATTATAACAACTACCCTTGTTATTACCGACAATACTCTGTTTCGTCTCCGAGATCTGTTGTGTCCGGAAGATTCCATGACTTGAGATTCGATAATCAACAGCCTCATTTCTTGGATTCGTGTTTCCTCTGCAAGAAACCACTTGGTGATAACAGAGACATCTACATGTACAG AGGAGACACACCATTTTGCAGCGAAGAGTGTAGACAAGAACAGATAGAGAGAGATGAagcaaaagagaagaaaaagaatctgTCTCATTCTGTGAAATCAGCAATGAGGAGAAAAGAACAACGAAGCTCATCTTCGTCTCCTACTAGATCTCGTGACTATGCTTTTCACAACGGAACTGTTGCTGCTGCTTGA